In Marasmius oreades isolate 03SP1 chromosome 1, whole genome shotgun sequence, one DNA window encodes the following:
- a CDS encoding uncharacterized protein (BUSCO:EOG092644Z6) yields MPQAIISPSVLASDFGQLTAECKRMIKDGADWLHMGMFRGFYHLVSNEIHPPCPDVMDGHFVPNITMGAPILSCVHKSVPGIFMDCHMMVSQPEIWINDVANAGGALYCFHIEAASDPISLIKAIHDRKMKAGVAISPDTPSLAITDEIGHSADMLLVMTVYPGRGGQKFLERCVPKVAELRARFPEKDIEVDGGVGPKTIDVCAQAGSNVIVAGTAIFGADDPKAVIKTLRGTVNTAQDKLRP; encoded by the exons ATGCCCCAAGCAATAATCTCTCCATCGGTCCTTGCCAGTGACTTCGGTCAACTGACGGCTGAATGCAAACGAATGATTAAGGATGGTGCAGATTGGCTACACATGGGTATGTTCCGGGGATTCTATCACCTCGTTTCCAACGAAATTCACCCTCCGTGTCCAGATGTCATGGACGG CCATTTTGTGCCCAATATCACGATGG GTGCCCCGATTTTGTCTTGTGTCCACAAAAGCGTACCGGGAATTTTCATGGATTGCCATATGATGGTCTCCCAGCCCGAGATA TGGATCAACGACGTCGCTAACGCAGGAGGCGCTTTATATTGTTTTCACATTGAAGCGGCAT CCGATCCTATATCGCTCATCAAAGCCATTCACGATCGCAAAATGAAAGCTGGTGTGGCCATTTCACCAGATACTCCTTCCCTCGCCATTACGGACGAGATCGGTCATTCTGCCGATATGCTTCTAGTTATGACGGTTTATCCCG GCcgcggaggccaaaagttccTCGAGCGTTGTGTTCCCAAAGTCGCTGAACTCCGGGCTAGATTCCCTGAAAAAGATATCGAAGTAGATGGTGGCGTCGGCCCCAAGACTATTGACGTCTGTGCTCAAGCCG GAAGTAACGTCATCGTTGCTGGAACAGCCATCTTCGGTGCAGATGATCCAAAAGCGGTCATCAAGACACTGAGAGGCACCGTGAACACCGCTCAAGATAAGCTACGCCCCTGA